Proteins co-encoded in one Setaria viridis chromosome 9, Setaria_viridis_v4.0, whole genome shotgun sequence genomic window:
- the LOC117840801 gene encoding pentatricopeptide repeat-containing protein At4g18520, chloroplastic — MLLCCSPFPPGIQTCSPPPPLHPGSLPRSLLSSGEQGRSKKSKSHRLRAQDFKSKNQSLLSQSHRGDGHGDSADEDPAGDLPDSAVPSLPDAEAVAFWLRSCRSTAGVRRAHAVALRSLDNLGVFVSNNLISAYVKFDEVEGARKVFDEMPERSVVSWTAIMNGYQKLGRHSEVVRLFLDMLATGVKGNSLTFVCLLKSCGEQCDAKLGRQVHCCIVKGGWSNVIVDSAVAHFYAQCGDVTATSTVFDRMASRDVVSWTTMITAYVQHGHGDKALQMFPTMVAEGFRPNEFTVCSVLKACAEEKALRFGKQLHGAVVKKLYKYDIHVGSALVTMYARCGEVFGAQAVFDKMPRRNTITWTSMISGYAQSGYGEEAVLLFRKMKMRRVFVNNLTIVGLLSACGSMQSIYLGKELHAQIIKKCMGDNLQVGTTLVWFYSKCGEHSYAARILGAMPDRDAVAWTAMISGYSNLGHNVEALKSLDEMLWDGVTPNTYTYSSALKACARLEALRDGRRIHGVVNMTQAFSNVFVGCSLIDMYMRCGKVNEARRVFDAMPEHNLVTWKVMIAGFTQNGLSEEALKYMYLMQQEGYVVDDFVLSTVLTSCGDLQLKSDCISFLAQ; from the coding sequence ATGCTACTCTGCTGCTCTCCATTCCCCCCTGGAATCCAGACCTgttcgccgcccccgccgcttcACCCGGGCAGCTTGCCTCGAAGCCTCCTCAGCTCCGGTGAGCAGGGAAGGAGCAAGAAGAGCAAGTCCCACCGCCTCAGGGCGCAAGATTTCAAGTCCAAGAACCAATCTTTGCTCTCCCAATCCCACCGGGGTGATGGCCACGGGGACTCTGCGGATGAAGACCCGGCAGGGGATTTGCCGGACTCGGCGGTGCCGTCGCTGCCGGATGCCGAGGCGGTCGCGTTCTGGCTGCGTTCCTGCCGGAGCACGGCCGGCGTCCGGAGAGCACACGCGGTTGCCCTGCGGTCGCTCGACAACCTGGGGGTGTTCGTATCCAACAATCTGATTAGCGCTTATGTGAAGTTCGACGAGGTTGAAGGTGCGAGgaaggtgttcgacgaaatgcccgAGAGGAGCGTCGTATCGTGGACTGCGATAATGAATGGGTATCAGAAGCTCGGCCGCCACAGTGAGGTTGTGAGGCTTTTCTTGGATATGCTGGCCACTGGAGTGAAAGGTAACAGCTTGACTTTTGTTTGCCTGTTGAAATCTTGTGGGGAGCAGTGCGATGCTAAGCTGGGGCGACAGGTGCACTGTTGCATTGTGAAGGGTGGGTGGAGCAATGTGATAGTGGACAGTGCGGTTGCGCACTTCTATGCTCAATGTGGAGATGTTACCGCCACTTCAACTGTGTTTGATAGGATGGCCTCCCGCGATGTTGTCTCATGGACAACAATGATCACGGCTTATGTGCAGCATGGGCATGGTGACAAAGCTCTTCAGATGTTCCCAACGATGGTGGCCGAGGGATTTCGCCCCAATGAGTTCACTGTGTGCAGTGTCCTCAAGGCTTGCGCAGAGGAAAAGGCTCTAAGATTTGGGAAGCAGTTGCATGGTGCTGTTGTGAAGAAGCTGTACAAATATGATATCCATGTTGGGAGTGCTCTTGTCACTATGTATGCCAGATGTGGTGAGGTGTTTGGTGCTCAGGCAGTATTTGATAAGATGCCAAGAAGAAACACAATTACATGGACTTCAATGATCTCTGGGTATGCGCAAAGTGGCTATGGTGAAGAAGCTGTCTTGTTGTTCCGTAAGATGAAGATGCGCAGAGTGTTTGTTAACAACCTCACTATTGTTGGTCTCCTTAGTGCTTGTGGCTCTATGCAGTCAATTTATCTTGGAAAGGAGCTGCATGCACAGATAATAAAGAAATGTATGGGAGATAATCTTCAAGTTGGGACTACACTTGTTTGGTTCTACTCCAAATGTGGGGAGCATAGTTATGCTGCAAGAATTCTAGGAGCAATGCCTGACCGTGATGCTGTCGCATGGACAGCTATGATTTCAGGCTACAGCAACCTTGGCCATAATGTTGAAGCACTTAAATCATTAGATGAGATGTTATGGGATGGTGTGACACCGAATACTTACACTTATTCCTCAGCTTTGAAAGCTTGTGCCAGATTGGAGGCTCTGCGAGATGGAAGGAGGATCCATGGTGTCGTTAACATGACCCAAGCTTTCTCAAATGTATTTGTGGGATGCTCACTGATCGATATGTATATGCGGTGTGGGAAAGTTAATGAAGCTAGAAGAGTCTTTGATGCCATGCCAGAGCACAATTTAGTAACATGGAAAGTGATGATTGCAGGATTTACCCAGAATGGACTCAGCGAAGAGGCTTTAAAATATATGTACCTAATGCAGCAAGAAGGGTATGTTGTTGATGACTTTGTACTTTCGACAGTTTTGACGTCATGTGGAGATCTTCAATTGAAATCAGATTGCATCTCATTTCTAGCTCAATAA